One Synergistaceae bacterium genomic region harbors:
- a CDS encoding phosphatidylglycerophosphatase A, translating into MRRFDAAKAAATLCGAGYLTKMPGTVGSAVACVLYVLFPINEWVIFLTAAFGVGAASVYAKETGKSDPPEVVIDEVVGMWLSLWALPPSFLIPAFFLFRIVDILKPVPVCTAEKLSSGWGIMADDIVGGILVNLILQSIAWIFLDQGWLRTLFLSFL; encoded by the coding sequence GTGAGGCGGTTCGATGCGGCGAAGGCGGCGGCCACTCTCTGCGGAGCGGGGTACCTGACAAAAATGCCGGGGACCGTAGGTTCCGCTGTAGCCTGTGTTTTGTATGTGCTTTTCCCCATAAACGAGTGGGTCATTTTTCTGACAGCGGCTTTTGGTGTGGGCGCCGCGAGCGTTTACGCGAAAGAGACGGGAAAAAGCGACCCTCCGGAAGTCGTTATCGACGAAGTGGTGGGAATGTGGCTGTCGCTGTGGGCTCTTCCTCCTTCGTTCCTCATTCCGGCGTTTTTTCTTTTTCGTATCGTCGATATTCTCAAGCCCGTTCCCGTGTGTACGGCCGAAAAACTGTCGTCGGGCTGGGGAATCATGGCGGACGACATTGTGGGGGGCATCCTGGTGAACCTGATTTTGCAGAGTATTGCATGGATTTTTCTGGATCAGGGCTGGCTGAGAACCTTATTTCTGTCATTTCTGTAG
- the rimO gene encoding 30S ribosomal protein S12 methylthiotransferase RimO translates to MNIFFMSMGCAKNSVDSEHLIGLLEAGGHKIVGNSNDAQAGLINTCGFIQDAVKENIDAILDLEALKERGKLEKIIVTGCLVNRYEADLRRELPSVDLWAGAEERDKILDFLSEGTSPVHRTTNCLPRGLLPDGSPWTRCLKVGEGCDTFCSYCTIPLIRGRLRSVPVPELVEEARSLCASGAKELCLVGQDLTAYGRDIDGTPHIRDLLSALDDALPEGTWLRLLYLHPDRVTPEFLDFLAEKEKVLPYLDIPIQHIDDAILAAMNRSPASAHIRKIFRYLREKNPLFTLRTTIMVGFPGETEEQFSRVLDFLEEMEPDRVGAFLYSPEEGTKAALLPGQIPDEIKEERYERLMSLQAEISQERNALFVGKRLQVLVEEIEGAETPGRSPIHDSDADALDSCSAWGRSWRDAPEVDGMVCIEDGAGLEPGDLVEVEITDAAEYDLFGRRLRS, encoded by the coding sequence ATGAATATATTTTTTATGAGCATGGGCTGTGCCAAGAACAGTGTGGACAGCGAGCACCTGATCGGCCTGCTGGAGGCCGGCGGGCACAAAATCGTGGGAAATTCCAACGACGCACAGGCGGGGTTGATCAATACCTGCGGGTTCATTCAGGATGCGGTCAAAGAAAATATCGATGCCATTCTGGACCTCGAAGCTTTGAAAGAGCGGGGGAAGCTCGAAAAAATAATCGTGACGGGCTGCCTGGTCAATCGTTACGAAGCGGACCTGCGCAGGGAACTGCCCTCGGTGGACCTTTGGGCCGGGGCTGAAGAGCGGGATAAAATTCTCGACTTTCTTTCCGAGGGGACATCACCGGTTCACCGGACAACAAATTGCCTTCCCCGGGGCCTCCTTCCGGACGGCAGCCCCTGGACCCGCTGTCTGAAGGTGGGGGAGGGCTGCGACACCTTCTGCTCCTACTGCACGATTCCCCTCATCCGCGGACGTTTACGCAGCGTCCCCGTTCCGGAACTGGTGGAGGAGGCCCGTTCTCTCTGCGCTTCCGGGGCGAAGGAGCTTTGTCTCGTGGGGCAGGACCTGACGGCGTACGGCAGAGACATCGACGGGACTCCCCACATCAGGGACCTTCTCAGCGCTCTGGATGACGCCCTGCCGGAAGGGACCTGGCTGCGTCTGCTCTATCTCCATCCCGACCGCGTTACGCCCGAATTTCTGGATTTCCTTGCCGAAAAGGAAAAGGTGCTTCCCTATCTGGATATTCCCATACAGCATATTGACGATGCCATCCTTGCCGCCATGAATCGCAGCCCCGCATCGGCTCATATCCGAAAAATATTTCGTTACCTTCGGGAAAAGAACCCTCTGTTTACCCTTCGGACCACGATCATGGTGGGATTTCCCGGTGAAACGGAAGAGCAGTTTTCTCGTGTTCTCGATTTTCTGGAGGAGATGGAACCGGACCGCGTCGGGGCGTTCCTCTATTCCCCGGAGGAGGGGACGAAAGCCGCGCTTCTGCCGGGGCAGATTCCCGATGAAATCAAAGAAGAGCGCTACGAGCGGCTGATGAGCCTTCAGGCGGAAATATCTCAGGAACGCAACGCCCTCTTTGTGGGAAAACGGCTGCAGGTTCTGGTGGAGGAAATCGAAGGCGCTGAAACTCCTGGGAGAAGTCCGATTCACGATTCAGACGCGGACGCGCTCGACTCCTGTTCGGCTTGGGGACGTTCCTGGAGGGACGCGCCGGAGGTGGACGGCATGGTCTGCATCGAAGACGGCGCCGGTCTCGAACCCGGCGACCTGGTCGAGGTCGAAATTACGGACGCCGCGGAGTACGACCTCTTTGGAAGGAGACTGCGCTCGTGA
- a CDS encoding DUF4115 domain-containing protein: MPASDRDEALRELGSMARDRREGAGFSLEDIFERTRVRIEFLRGIEEGNYQGFPDLVYVRGFVRTYLGVIGAEDLKEEFISWLNRESRKEQSLTPINVLGDSTYPTKGFRLASRFWLFTLLILVLLGAGGYVWYSWENNPLSSLVMKYQDMNASTPEKPGGGENAAVSGDVSSRDVLFSADASLSILPPAVSLEPEPEPEPAKPFIAFRAKGDVWMKVTIGTQVLFSKTLKSGTEVSWDLPSPAKVTYGRPNMVEIVLNGKDLGVVNPKGSKNSETYQYSPDGTYKKLQ; this comes from the coding sequence ATGCCCGCTTCGGACCGAGATGAAGCTCTGAGGGAGCTTGGGAGCATGGCCAGAGATCGGCGTGAAGGCGCCGGTTTTTCTCTGGAAGATATTTTTGAAAGAACGCGTGTGCGTATCGAGTTTCTTCGAGGAATAGAAGAGGGGAACTATCAGGGATTTCCGGATCTGGTCTACGTTCGCGGTTTTGTGCGTACATACCTGGGCGTCATTGGCGCCGAGGACCTGAAGGAAGAGTTCATCTCCTGGCTGAACAGAGAATCTCGAAAAGAGCAGTCCCTGACGCCCATAAACGTTCTGGGGGACAGCACCTACCCCACAAAAGGGTTCAGGCTGGCCTCCCGGTTCTGGCTGTTTACCCTTCTGATTCTGGTTCTGCTGGGAGCGGGGGGATATGTCTGGTACTCCTGGGAAAACAATCCGTTGAGCAGTCTCGTCATGAAGTATCAGGACATGAACGCCTCGACGCCGGAAAAACCGGGCGGAGGCGAAAACGCCGCCGTCTCCGGGGACGTGAGCTCCCGGGACGTTCTCTTTTCGGCGGATGCGTCTCTCTCGATTCTTCCCCCGGCGGTCAGCCTGGAGCCTGAACCCGAACCGGAACCGGCAAAACCCTTTATCGCCTTCAGGGCCAAAGGAGATGTCTGGATGAAAGTGACGATCGGGACTCAGGTTCTTTTCAGCAAAACTCTGAAATCCGGGACGGAGGTCTCCTGGGATCTGCCCTCTCCGGCGAAGGTGACCTATGGACGTCCGAACATGGTGGAAATCGTGCTGAATGGCAAAGATCTGGGAGTGGTCAATCCAAAGGGGTCTAAAAACTCGGAAACCTACCAATACAGTCCGGACGGGACATATAAGAAATTGCAGTGA
- a CDS encoding ribulose-phosphate 3-epimerase, producing MNDTGIMKKGKTLFAPSVLGADPLNVEAAVESLSGNYDWLHLDVMDGHFVPNISFGPGMVKALRGKYREAFLDVHLMTNALDVVLPACIEAGASQITIHAEVDPQLLCSRLDRIRQAGLRAGVVLAPATPVEQACFVLDRVDVVLLMSVTPGFGGQKLMGSVLEKMRDLVRLRAAEGYGYLTELDGGVNQDNLAEVVAAGCDVVVMGSAVFGSSNPARFLEESRIIAKEALVNARFGPR from the coding sequence ATGAACGATACGGGTATAATGAAAAAGGGTAAGACGTTGTTTGCGCCTTCTGTTCTGGGGGCGGATCCCTTGAATGTGGAGGCCGCGGTGGAGTCGCTTTCGGGGAATTACGACTGGTTGCATCTCGACGTCATGGACGGCCATTTCGTTCCGAACATTTCCTTCGGCCCCGGGATGGTGAAAGCTCTGCGCGGGAAATACAGGGAGGCGTTTCTGGACGTTCACCTGATGACGAATGCCCTGGACGTCGTCCTGCCCGCCTGCATAGAGGCCGGAGCTTCCCAGATCACGATTCACGCCGAGGTGGATCCTCAGCTGCTTTGCAGCCGTCTGGATCGCATTCGTCAGGCCGGGCTCAGGGCAGGAGTCGTACTCGCGCCGGCCACTCCCGTGGAACAGGCCTGCTTTGTGCTGGACCGGGTGGATGTGGTGCTGCTGATGTCGGTGACTCCGGGTTTCGGAGGGCAGAAGCTGATGGGGAGCGTTCTGGAAAAAATGCGGGATCTCGTGCGTCTGCGAGCCGCAGAAGGTTATGGCTATCTCACGGAGCTGGACGGCGGCGTCAATCAGGACAATCTGGCGGAGGTTGTCGCCGCGGGGTGTGACGTTGTTGTCATGGGCAGCGCCGTTTTCGGCAGTTCAAATCCCGCCCGTTTTTTGGAGGAATCGAGAATTATAGCTAAGGAGGCTCTTGTCAATGCCCGCTTCGGACCGAGATGA
- a CDS encoding PASTA domain-containing protein has protein sequence MDKLFRWTLLLVVLVIFASGAVAVYTVFFSGVDDVTVPHLSDMPADEAVAALERLGLAANVVRVPSSLPQGRVLTQSPEAGVRLRREGGVVILQISQGGPRRGVPDVRNLDLARAQDAIRNQGFRIGDIVRIRDDSQPVGTVIAQSPAAPANIPADSRIDLLVNAGGEGRVVIPDVARMSERQAREILAANSLKVARVDPVYSPNEPEGSVAGTRPAAGTTVRAGESVLLRVVTAKRPETPGTPKSVAGSSGDAPSSAPSSQVVVKIPGYDDVVVAESRSPSTSSRASGNADTGKPVVQVIQNPALSGEKTLPSGGGTTTSAPGTGTAPAKEPETPPTPPKVPANLQPAGGKIARIRYQVPPLARPLQLKIEMVDPAGTKVLLNREAKSGEYVSLDAPYSKECAVTIYLGGEFVWQDRYM, from the coding sequence ATGGATAAATTGTTTCGTTGGACACTTTTGCTGGTGGTGTTGGTGATTTTTGCGTCGGGAGCCGTTGCGGTCTACACCGTGTTTTTCAGCGGCGTCGACGACGTGACGGTGCCTCATCTGAGCGACATGCCGGCCGACGAGGCCGTTGCGGCGCTGGAACGTTTGGGGCTTGCGGCGAATGTGGTGCGGGTTCCCTCAAGTCTGCCCCAGGGGCGGGTGCTGACTCAATCCCCGGAGGCGGGCGTCCGGCTGCGCCGGGAGGGCGGGGTCGTTATTCTGCAGATCAGCCAGGGGGGACCCCGTCGGGGCGTTCCCGACGTTCGCAATCTGGACCTCGCGCGGGCGCAGGATGCCATTCGCAACCAGGGATTCCGGATCGGAGACATCGTTCGAATTCGGGACGATTCCCAGCCCGTGGGAACGGTTATTGCACAGAGCCCCGCGGCGCCGGCGAACATTCCCGCGGATTCCAGGATCGACCTTCTCGTCAACGCGGGGGGGGAGGGTCGGGTGGTCATTCCTGACGTGGCCCGGATGTCGGAGCGGCAGGCCCGGGAGATCCTCGCCGCCAATTCCCTGAAGGTCGCCAGGGTCGATCCGGTTTACAGTCCCAACGAACCGGAAGGATCCGTGGCGGGAACGCGTCCCGCGGCCGGCACGACGGTGCGGGCGGGAGAGAGCGTGCTGCTGAGGGTGGTGACGGCAAAGCGTCCGGAAACGCCCGGAACCCCGAAAAGCGTCGCCGGAAGCTCCGGAGACGCCCCTTCCTCCGCGCCTTCTTCCCAGGTGGTGGTGAAAATTCCCGGTTATGACGATGTGGTCGTGGCGGAGTCCAGGAGTCCTTCCACTTCGTCCAGGGCCTCGGGAAACGCGGATACGGGCAAACCGGTGGTGCAGGTGATTCAGAATCCCGCCCTTTCGGGAGAAAAAACGCTTCCTTCCGGCGGAGGTACGACGACTTCGGCTCCAGGAACGGGGACCGCTCCCGCAAAAGAGCCGGAAACGCCGCCGACTCCCCCCAAAGTCCCCGCGAATCTTCAGCCCGCGGGGGGGAAAATCGCGCGGATACGCTACCAGGTGCCGCCTCTGGCTCGCCCGTTGCAGCTTAAAATTGAGATGGTGGACCCCGCCGGAACCAAAGTGCTTCTGAATCGGGAGGCCAAAAGCGGAGAGTATGTATCGCTGGATGCCCCCTATTCGAAGGAATGTGCCGTGACCATTTACCTTGGCGGTGAATTTGTCTGGCAGGACCGGTATATGTAG